In Bogoriella caseilytica, the genomic window CGATCACGGTTGGCTTTGTGCGCCAGTGTCTCATTGCCGACGGTGGTGCGTACTGCTGGGGAATGAACGCCGATGGCCGTCTGGGCACCGGCGACACGGTGTACAGCGCCGTCCCGGTCGCCGTTGACACGTCCGGGGTGCTGGCGGGCAAGACTGTCACCGCGATCAGCGCCGCGCCCAACCATGCCTGTGTGATTGCCGATGGCGGCGCCTATTGCTGGGGTAGCAGCCTTCACGGGATGTTGGGCACCGGTCAGACGGGTGTCAGCTACGTCCCGGTGGCGGTCGACACGTCCGGGGTGCTGGCGGGCAAGACTGTCACCGCGATCACCACCGCGTCCCACCATACCTGTGCGGTCGCCGACGGTGGCGCCTACTGCTGGGGCTCTGGAGGCTTCGGCCGGCTCGGAAACGGCGATACGGCCACGAGCGCGGTTCCGGTGGCGGTCGATACGTCTGGGGCGCTGGGCGGAAAGGCCGTGACCGCGATCGGCGCCTCGGAAACCACTTCGTGTGCGGTCGCCGACGGTGGCGCCTACTGCTGGGGCAACGGAGGCTCCGGCCGCCTCGGAAACGGCGATACGGCCACGAGCGCGGTTCCGGTGGCGGTCGATACGTCTGGGGCGCTGGGCGGAAAGGCCGTGACCGCGATCGCTTCCTTGGACGCCCACGTCTGTGCGATCGCCGACGGTGGCGCCTACTGCTGGGGCAACGGAGGCTCCGGCCGCCTCGGGAACAACGAGACCACCCCCAGTCCGGTCCCGGTCGCTGTTGACACCAGCGGAGCCCTGAGCCCGGATGCGTGCCCGGGTGACTGGACGCTGATCGCCGACGAGCGCTGCGCACCGGGACCGTCCGTCCCTGTGACCTACGAGGTCGACTACATCCTGCGCGGCTGGCAGCCGGAGCAATCCCTGATCATCCCGGCACCGCTTTCGCCGTGACCGCACCTCCGCGGTGGCTCAGTGCCCTCGTGGCCGCGATTGCCGTCCTCTTGCTAACGGGTCCTCTCCTGCTCGGACTCGCCGGCGTCCGTCTGGTCACCGTGGCCGGAGGCTCCATGGCACCCGCCTATCAGCCGGGCGACATCGTCCTCGTCACGCCGCCCTCCGGTCACGACCTCCGCCTCGGCGAGGTCGTGCTCATCGGCGAACCCCCTACCGCCTACCTCCACCGCGTGACCGAGGCCGACGGCCACCGCGCGCGGCTCCGAGGTGATGCAAACACTGTCGCCGACCCCGCATGGGTCACCCAGGCTGATGTCACCGGAGTCAGCACGGGACACCTCACCGCACCACTTGCGACTGCCGTGCACGCAGCGACCGCGCTTCCTGGCCGGGTCATCCTGGCCATCATGTTCGTGGCTGCGCTCAGTCTTGTGGCCCAAGCGAGACGATGTGAGCAGTCAAGAGGGCACTCCCGCCGCGTGGTCCACGAGTGGAGACGACTACTCCCGCAGATCCCAGGCGCGGACGCCGCCGGTGATACCGGCCGAGTTGGGCACCACGACGACGTCGTCTCCGAGGCGCTGGAGCACCTGCGGGGTGATGCGGCGGGAGTTGCCACCACCGAGGTAGAGCCGGTCCCACCAGTACATGGGCCGGAGGGCCTCCACCACGGACCGCACGCGCCGTGACCACATCGCATCTCCGAGGCGCAGGCGCTCGTGTTCGCCGATGTAGTCGTCGTAGGTCAGGCCCCACTTCACCGGGCCGGCACTGATCTCCACGTGGGGGGCGAGGCGCCCACCGTCGAAGACCGCGTTGCCCAGGCCTGTCCCCAGCGTCACGATCATCTCCAGGCCCGCTCCGGTCACGGCCCCTGCCCCGTGGACCTCGGCGTCATTGAGCACCATGGCCGGCATGTCGAGCGCCTCGGCTACCGCGCCTACCATGTCGAAGCCGGACCATTGCTTGCGCAGCTCCGGCAGGGGCCGGGTACGCGGGCCGGCTTTGGTGATGTAGTGCGGGGTGTGCACCACGACGCCGTGACGCAGCATCCCGGGCATCCCGACCGTCACGCGATCGGCCACCGGCAGCTGGCTCGCCAGGGATCTCATGGTGTTCACGAGCTTCTGCGGGGGGAGCGGATAGCTGGTCGGAGTGCGCACGGGCTGGGCGTGCATGGTGCCGGAGGCATCGAGCACGGAGGCCTTGATCCCGCCACCGCCGCAGTCGACGGCGAGGGTCAGCGGGCCCGAAGAGGTCATGAACCGAGCGTAGTCGCCCGGTCACGTGGGGTCCGCCGCTATCGGCGTTCGCGGCGTCGGCGGGCAGGACGGCTCAGGAGGCGCGCTGGCCTACGCTCGTGTTGTGAACGGAGTCGACGACGCTGCGGCCGACCTGGTCCGCATCCGCCTGGATCTCGCCTACGACGGCACTGGTTTCTCCGGCTGGGCCACACAGCCCGGCCGGCGCACGGTCCAGGCGGTCCTGGAGCAGTCCTTGAGTACGGTCCTGCGCCTGCCTGAGAGTGCCCGGCTCACCGTTGCCGGGCGGACCGACGCCGGTGTCCACGCCCGCAGTCAGGTCACCCACCTCGACATCCCGCGCGCCGCGTGGCAGAGCGTCCCCGGCCGGTCAGCGCTCACCCCGGGTGATTCTCTTGTCGCGCGACTGAGCGGCGTCTTGGCCCAGGAGTACTCCGCGATGGTGGGGGGCGTCGCGCCGGGGGCGACCGCCGCGGCCCCGGGACTGACACAGGTGCCTCGTGGGGCGAGCGACGTCGTGGTGTACCAGGCCACCGAGGCGCCGGCCGGTTTCGACGCGCGTTTCTCCGCCCTCTGGCGGCGCTACCGCTACCGCATCGCCGACACGCCCCAGGCCCTCGACCCCGTGCGCCGGTGTGCGGTGTTGACCCACCGGCAGCCCCTGGACGTGGCCGCGATGAACGCCGCTGCGGTCGGCCTCCTCGGCGAACACGACTTCGCCGCGTACTGCAAGCCGCGCGAAGGGGCCACCACCGTGCGGGAACTGCTCGACCTGCGCTGGCGTCGTGTGCCTGCGGGTGAACCCGACGCCGGGCTGGTGGTGGCTGAGGTGCGCGCGGACGCCTTCTGCCATTCCATGGTGCGCGGACTGGTCGGCGCAAGCCTGGCGGTGGGCGCGGGCCGCCGGGACGTCGCCTGGCCATCACAGGTGCTCCAGGGCGGCAAGCGCCACCACGCGGTGACGGTCGCTCCCGCCCACGGCCTCACTCTGGAGGAGGTCCGCTACCCACCCGATGCCGAAGTCGCTGCTCGAGCCGCCGCGGCCAGAACGCTGCGCGAGCTCCCCCCGCGCTGAACGGCTCGGTGCGCACCGCGCCCTGCCGGAGAGGCCGCAGCACCGGTGCCGTCTCAGTCCGGGTCGACCGAGCTGCCGTCGTCGATCGCGATCTCGGCGTCGGGGTCGGCATCGACGCGCAGCGCCGCCTCCTCTGGTGCTTGCCCGCCACTGGGCGCCGGCTCGCCGGCGAGGCCGCGTGCGGCCTGGGGTGAAGCCTCGGGGTCATCGTCCATGGCGGGCTCGTCCTCCCAGACCTCGGGCTCTTCCCGGGCGAGCCGGTCGTCCAGTTCCTCGCCCTCGCGCTCGCCGGCCGGGGTGAGGTCCAGGCCAGCCAGGGGGTCCTCGTCGGGAGCGGTCAGGCCCTCATCGAGTGGATCACCACTGCCGAGCAGCATGTCGTCCTCGCCGGGCTGACGCGACTC contains:
- a CDS encoding ROK family protein, encoding MTSSGPLTLAVDCGGGGIKASVLDASGTMHAQPVRTPTSYPLPPQKLVNTMRSLASQLPVADRVTVGMPGMLRHGVVVHTPHYITKAGPRTRPLPELRKQWSGFDMVGAVAEALDMPAMVLNDAEVHGAGAVTGAGLEMIVTLGTGLGNAVFDGGRLAPHVEISAGPVKWGLTYDDYIGEHERLRLGDAMWSRRVRSVVEALRPMYWWDRLYLGGGNSRRITPQVLQRLGDDVVVVPNSAGITGGVRAWDLRE
- a CDS encoding RCC1 domain-containing protein encodes the protein MSRIPRTALAGIAAATLLFLPTETTSAGASFTGASAVPDFASATAAQLPSLDGGTGQRDADGGAEVSWPTPALPQDVPPAYRVERSVGGTTTTLTVEPSAHDDITGFADDLTLPTFFLGKTVTAISTGTSHSCAVADGEAYCWGLGAEGQLGDGQNTGSAVPVAVDTSGVLAGKTITAISTGSFLSCAVADGGAYCWGLGELGDGQTTTSAVPVAVDTSGVLAGKTVTAITVGFVRQCLIADGGAYCWGMNADGRLGTGDTVYSAVPVAVDTSGVLAGKTVTAISAAPNHACVIADGGAYCWGSSLHGMLGTGQTGVSYVPVAVDTSGVLAGKTVTAITTASHHTCAVADGGAYCWGSGGFGRLGNGDTATSAVPVAVDTSGALGGKAVTAIGASETTSCAVADGGAYCWGNGGSGRLGNGDTATSAVPVAVDTSGALGGKAVTAIASLDAHVCAIADGGAYCWGNGGSGRLGNNETTPSPVPVAVDTSGALSPDACPGDWTLIADERCAPGPSVPVTYEVDYILRGWQPEQSLIIPAPLSP
- a CDS encoding tRNA pseudouridine synthase A — its product is MNGVDDAAADLVRIRLDLAYDGTGFSGWATQPGRRTVQAVLEQSLSTVLRLPESARLTVAGRTDAGVHARSQVTHLDIPRAAWQSVPGRSALTPGDSLVARLSGVLAQEYSAMVGGVAPGATAAAPGLTQVPRGASDVVVYQATEAPAGFDARFSALWRRYRYRIADTPQALDPVRRCAVLTHRQPLDVAAMNAAAVGLLGEHDFAAYCKPREGATTVRELLDLRWRRVPAGEPDAGLVVAEVRADAFCHSMVRGLVGASLAVGAGRRDVAWPSQVLQGGKRHHAVTVAPAHGLTLEEVRYPPDAEVAARAAAARTLRELPPR